Proteins found in one Venturia canescens isolate UGA chromosome 8, ASM1945775v1, whole genome shotgun sequence genomic segment:
- the LOC122414716 gene encoding mitochondrial pyruvate carrier 4-like, whose amino-acid sequence MSLVYRNSMKAIGKFVPQKLQPLWNHPAGPQTIFFWAPAFKWGLVIAGLGDLQRPASKISISQSGALGLTGVIWTRYSLAITPKNWSLFSVNLFVAFTALYQVARAIKYQREVQAQEAAAGTTTLKDH is encoded by the exons ATGTCGTTGGTGTACAGGAATTCGATGAAGGCCATTGGAAAGTTCGTGCCTCAAAAACTGCAGCCTCTGTGGAATCATCCAGCAG GTCCGCAGACGATATTTTTCTGGGCACCTGCTTTCAAATGG GGGCTAGTGATCGCTGGATTGGGCGATCTCCAGAGACCGGCTAGCAAAATATCCATCAGTCAATCAGGAGCTCTTGGATTAACAGGAGTTATTTGGACACGATACTCTCTAGCTATCACTCCCAAAAACTGGAGTCTTTTCAGCGTTAACCTATTCGTGGCATTCACGGCATTGTACCAAGTCGCCAGAGCTATCAA ATATCAAAGAGAAGTGCAAGCTCAAGAAGCCGCAGCTGGAACGACAACGTTGAAGGATCACTGA